Part of the Verrucomicrobiia bacterium genome is shown below.
TTCCTTGTGCATGAAATCGGTGACCACGCCCTCCTTCAGGAAGCGCTGGTATTCCAGGTAGAATTTCTCGTAAGCGGGTGCATCTTTCTCCGCCTGCTCGTCGAGATGCTTCAGAAGGCGGCTGGTCAGCACCTTGTTCAGCTTCTGCATGAGCGACGTATCCTGCATCGTCTCGCGCGAGATGTTGAGCGGCAGATCCTCGCTGTCGACCACGCCCTTGAGGAATCGGAGCCACTCGGGAAACAGGCCTTTCGCCTTTGATTGAATCAGCACCTTGCGGCAGTAGAGGTTCACTTCGGAATCGATGCGGCCCATGCCCATCGATTCAAAATTCTTCTGCGGCACGAAGAGCAGCGCCTGGATTGCGAGCGGGGCGTCGGCGCTGAAATGAAGCCGATAGAGCGGCTTTTCGTGATCATGCCCGACGAACGTATAGAATTCGTTGTATTCCTCGTCCTTGATCTCGTTCTTGCTGCGCGCCCAGATCGCCTGGATCGTGTTCAGACGCTTGCCGTTTAGTTCAATCGGGAAGGGAACAAAGCTCGAATAACGCTGGATGATTCGTTCGATCGTATCCGCATTGGCGAACTCCTTCGCCTCGTCCTTCAACTCCAACGTGATGCGCGTGCCGCGCGGCAGATCCGCAGCCGGGGACAGTTCGTATCCGCCGCCCCCTTCACTCGTCCATTGCCATCCCTGTTCGTCCGGTTTGAATGAGCGGCTGAGCACCACCACACGTTTGGCGACCATGAACGCCGAATAAAATCCGACACCAAACTGGCCGATCAACCCGACGTCCGGCTTCTTGTCTTCTGCCAGTTGCTTCACGAAGGCCTTTGTCCCGGAATGCGCGATCGTTCCGAGATTCTCGACCAGCTCGCCATGCGTCATTCCGATGCCTGTATCGGCGATGGTGATCGTTCCGGCGGTGTCATCAGTGGTGATTGAA
Proteins encoded:
- the htpG gene encoding molecular chaperone HtpG, which translates into the protein MSTTETHHFQAEIQQLLNIVIHSLYTDKEIFVRELISNAADACEKLRFNQASGGAVLQSEIAPSISITTDDTAGTITIADTGIGMTHGELVENLGTIAHSGTKAFVKQLAEDKKPDVGLIGQFGVGFYSAFMVAKRVVVLSRSFKPDEQGWQWTSEGGGGYELSPAADLPRGTRITLELKDEAKEFANADTIERIIQRYSSFVPFPIELNGKRLNTIQAIWARSKNEIKDEEYNEFYTFVGHDHEKPLYRLHFSADAPLAIQALLFVPQKNFESMGMGRIDSEVNLYCRKVLIQSKAKGLFPEWLRFLKGVVDSEDLPLNISRETMQDTSLMQKLNKVLTSRLLKHLDEQAEKDAPAYEKFYLEYQRFLKEGVVTDFMHKESLGKLLRYESSSLEKGKLTSLADYVKRMPEEQKEIYCLLAPNRAAAESSPYFEVFRERKFEVLFLYDPWDEFVMEHLHSFGDKPLRLAEKAELNLSAKKDGLSEDAATALAKWLKETFGDKVGEVRLSQRLVDSPALVVDADKFMTSSMRRIMQAMKKDDTSTPAARHDLEINPAHPIMARLDAMRQKDAALAQSVAEQVLDNARVAAGLLEDPRTMLNRLNQLLEKVLAT